Proteins encoded within one genomic window of Neodiprion fabricii isolate iyNeoFabr1 chromosome 6, iyNeoFabr1.1, whole genome shotgun sequence:
- the LOC124185608 gene encoding uncharacterized protein LOC124185608, producing the protein MWDENNGQYQLADGDWEIFAEKLECYLLSKNITDDEVKVAILVTRLGKDAHALLRKLVAPAKITHKKYDELIEIMTNQLRCMPSEVRERYDFHALRQEPEETIGQFVTKLKNYASYCNFENVNNALRDQFVWGVNDEEIRVALFETTELTFEKAVEVAVVQETVGTEMDMSLSTQNQDIMEDRGMPEATFRYTVRNFSKLDCERLSPTFYVRNLPWNILVKPCTNRTRDHESRKSLGFFLECNRENDSFTWSCYASIEFRLLPHKKNQKPLTGRTEHLFCRMDYDWGYRDFMYWEDLLDKEQGYIKNDSIVLEVYVVAGEPHDVMD; encoded by the coding sequence ATGTGGGATGAGAACAACGGGCAATATCAACTCGCTGACGGGGATTGGGAGATTTTTGCGGAAAAATTGGAGTGCTATCTGCTGTCGAAGAACATAACGGACGATGAAGTTAAAGTTGCAATCCTGGTTACGCGGCTAGGAAAAGACGCACACGCGTTGCTCAGGAAGCTTGTCGCTCCTGCAAAAATCACACATAAAAAATACGACGAgctgattgaaattatgaCCAACCAACTACGCTGCATGCCGTCAGAAGTAAGGGAACGCTACGACTTTCACGCACTTAGACAAGAACCGGAAGAAACAATAGGCCAGTTCGTTACCAAGTTGAAAAACTATGCGTCCTACTGCAATTTCGAAAATGTTAACAACGCTTTGAGAGATCAGTTCGTGTGGGGAGTGAACGACGAAGAGATACGTGTTGCATTGTTTGAAACAACAGAACTGACCTTTGAAAAGGCCGTAGAAGTAGCAGTGGTGCAAGAAACAGTCGGTACAGAGATGGATATGTCCCTTTCTACGCAAAATCAAGATATAATGGAAGACAGGGGAATGCCAGAAGCGACTTTCCGTTACACGGTGAGGAATTTTTCCAAGTTGGATTGCGAGCGGCTATCGCCAACTTTCTATGTACGCAATCTTCCGTGGAATATTTTGGTAAAGCCTTGTACTAACCGGACAAGAGATCACGAATCGAGGAAGTCCCTCGGCTTCTTTTTGGAATGCAACAGGGAAAACGATTCGTTCACATGGAGTTGCTACGCGTCAATAGAGTTCAGGCTCCTCCCCCAcaagaaaaatcagaaacCTCTTACCGGAAGAACTGAACACTTATTCTGCAGAATGGATTATGACTGGGGATATCGTGATTTTATGTATTGGGAAGATCTGCTTGACAAAGAACAAGGCTACATTAAGAATGACTCTATCGTGCTCGAAGTCTATGTGGTAGCAGGTGAGCCGCACGATGTTATGGACTAG